The Bacillus sp. Y1 genome includes the window AAATGGAGCTTCCAATCATTGTTGATGCAGGAATCGGAAAGCCATCTGAAGCAGCCGAAGCGATGGAAATGGGGGCAGCTGCTGTTCTGGTAAATACAGCCATTGCTACAGCTAAGGATCCCGTTGAAATGGCCATTGCCTTTGATCTAGCAGTCAAGGCTGGAAGGAAAGCCTACCTAAGTGGAGTAGGACCAACGACAACGACAGCACAAGCGTCATCCCCATTAACAGGATTTTTAGGGTAGGTGAGTGAAATGTCATTTTATGATGAATATGTAAAAGTAAAAAATTATCCATTTGACCACTTTTTTTCCACCATCACCACTCAAGACGTAAAAAAGGTTTTACAAAAAGAGAGACTTCATACAGAAGACTTTTTAATTCTATTATCTCCAGCAGCTGAACATTGTTTAGAAGAAATGGCACAAATCGCTCATCACCGTACTGTACAGCATTTTGGTCGTACGATTCAATTATATGCACCACTATATTTAACCGATTATTGTGTGAACAAATGTACGTACTGTAGCTTTAGTATTGATAATGACTTTCCACGTAGAAAACTGACATTGGCTGAAATTGAAGAAGAATCGAAGGCACTTGTCAAAATGGGCTTACGCCATATTATCTTACTAACGGGGGAATCTCGCTTACATTCCTCAGTCGATTACTTGTGTGAAACGATTGATGTGATGAAAAAGTATTTTTCTTCTTTATCCATTGAGATACAGCCATTAGATATGGAAGAGTACCGAACACTAGTTGCACGTGGCATTGATGGATTAACCGTTTATCAAGAGGTGTACAACGAAGAAATCTATAAAGAGCATCACTTAAAGGGACCGAAACGCAATTATCACTATCGACTAGATGCACCAGAAAGAGGTGCCAAAGCTGGCATGAGATCCGTAAATATCGGAGCACTACTTGGAATGGATGAGTGGAGAAAGGAAGTCTTTTTCACTGGACTTCATGCTCAGTACTTACAAAAAAATTATCTTGAAACGGATATTGCTCTATCATTTCCTCGAATTCGGCCAAACCTTGGTGGCTTCCAACCAAAGGTCGATGTAACAGATAAAAATTTGGTTCAAGCAATGCTTGCATCCCGTTTATTTTTACCACGTGCAGGCATGACTCTGTCAACGAGAGAAAGTGCGGAACTAAGACGTCACTTACTTCCATTGGGAGTGACTAAAATGTCTGCTGCCTCATCAACCGTTGTTGGGGGTTACGCTAATAAAGAACACACACATAGTCAATTTGAAATATCGGACAAAAGAAGTGTGGCTGAGGTAAAGGAATCACTAAGAGAACTTGGCTACCAACCTGTCGTAAAAGATTGGGAAATACTTACACATTCATCATAAGGAGCTCCACAAGATGCACTATGAAAATATCAAGGAAAGAATTCTCACTTTTATTGAAAATGAAGAAAAAGATTCATTTGATTCATTAGCTTTACAGGTCTTCGCCTACCAGTACGAAAATAATCGTATTTACCGGAAATTTTGTCGA containing:
- the thiH gene encoding 2-iminoacetate synthase ThiH, giving the protein MSFYDEYVKVKNYPFDHFFSTITTQDVKKVLQKERLHTEDFLILLSPAAEHCLEEMAQIAHHRTVQHFGRTIQLYAPLYLTDYCVNKCTYCSFSIDNDFPRRKLTLAEIEEESKALVKMGLRHIILLTGESRLHSSVDYLCETIDVMKKYFSSLSIEIQPLDMEEYRTLVARGIDGLTVYQEVYNEEIYKEHHLKGPKRNYHYRLDAPERGAKAGMRSVNIGALLGMDEWRKEVFFTGLHAQYLQKNYLETDIALSFPRIRPNLGGFQPKVDVTDKNLVQAMLASRLFLPRAGMTLSTRESAELRRHLLPLGVTKMSAASSTVVGGYANKEHTHSQFEISDKRSVAEVKESLRELGYQPVVKDWEILTHSS